TTCACTGCAAGTTCCCTGCCTCTTCGGGCTTGCCCCAGTGTTCATGCGGGTTTTATGCGGTGGAAAACATTCACTGTTATTTTCACTGATAAATTCGCTGTTAATTCACTGTTAGCCCCCTGATCAGTGAATGAACAGTGATTTGGAAACCTGGGCGCACAGCATTTTTCTTCACGATGTGCCTCGCCAAGCTAAGGGCAAGACATGTCAGTTTTGCCAGATGATCGGCACTGTGATCTGACCTAGCTTGTACGGAGAATGCCAACGTTATCGAACGGGCTCCCTTACAGGTTTCTGCGGAAGTCCGAAGGAACGAGCTATGCGGTCTGAGCGCTGGACGTTCCGATCTCCGCTGGCGATCCTCTGTTCGATTGCTCTCCTGCCGGGAGACACCTTGGCCGATCCGTTGCAATCTGCAGCAGCTCCAGTGGCTGCGCCACAAAGTCAGCGTGCCACGATTCCCGCCGATCAGCTTGATTCACTGGTTGCGCCTATCGCTCTCTATCCCGACCCATTGCTGGCCCAGGTGCTGGCTGCGTCCACTTATCCTCTTGAATTGATCCAGCTCCAGCAGTGGATAACTAAGAACAAGAATCTCAAGGACAAAGCGCTGGCCGATGCCGTCTCGAAACAGCCTTGGGACCCGAGCGTCCAGGCGCTCGCAGCTCTTCCCGACGTGGTAAACAGGCTGGCGAACGACATTCAATGGACCACGGACCTGGGCAATGCCTTTCTTGCACAGCAGAACGATCTGATGAATGCAGTTCAGCGCATGCGGAAAAAGGCCAAGGACAAGGGCAGTCTGAAATCGACCGAGCAACAGGTCGTCGAAACCAGAGTCGTCGAGAAGAAAGAAGTAATCGTAATCGAGCAGGCCAATCCGCAAGTCGTGTATGTGCCCTCCTACGATCCGGTCGTTGTATGGGGGGCAGCACCCTACTACTATCCGTATCCTCCAATCTACTATCCGCCGGCTGGATACTACGCGGCAGGAATGGCGCTCTCCTTCGGAGTCGGCGTGATGATGGGCGCGTTCTGGGGTGGAGGCTGGGGCTGGGGATGCGGATGGGGCGGCAACAACGACATCACCATAAACAGGAACAATAATTTCAATCGCAACTCGAACATTGGCGGCGGCAACCGCAACAATATCGGCGGTGGGAACCGGCCATCGCAGCTGCCCTCCGGTGGTCGCGGAAACGCCGGCAACCGGGGCAATCTCGGCGGAGCTGGAGGCAATCGCGCTTCGCAGCTTCCCGCAAATGCAAGTGGCAAGTGGCAGCACAATCCTTCACATCGCGGCGGTGCCCCATATCGGGACCGAGCAACTGCGGATAAGTTTGGTGGCACGGCGCGCGGAGATTCACTTTCCCGGCGTCAGGCGAGTGCGCGTCAACAGGTGGGCCGCCAGGGCGGCAACTTGTCGAGCTCCCGGTCGGGGGGTGGCGCCGGCGCCGGCAATCGCGCAGGTGGTAGCGCCGGCGGAGGCAGCTTCGGCAGTCGCGGAGGTAATGGCGCCGGCAACCGAAGCAGTGGTGGCTTTGGTAGCTCCGGTCTTGGTGGTAGTCCGGAGCGCATCGGCAGCCGGGATCTCTCGCGCAGCGGTGGCCAGAACCGCGATGCCTTTGGCGGCGGCACCAGGGGATACAGCGGATCGAATGCGCGCAGCAGCAGTAGTCGCGGATCTTCCAGCTTTGGTTCTCGTGGTGGCGGAGGCTTCAGCGGTGGCGGTTCCAGAGGCGGCGGACGGCGCAGATAGGTCAGTGTGGATTGCAGGATGGGAATGACTGGAGCACAAGAATGAGATCGGCATCTGCGCACACAAATCTCTCCCGACTGGGTTACATTGTCGCGACTACTGCGAGCCTGTTGCTGCCGGTGGCTTTCGCCGCCGAGCCAAAGGCCGCCCCGAAGGCAACGTCCGCCGCCCGCACTAGTGCTTCCTTAGCCGAAAAGTTTGCTTCCCCAAAGCAAGCTGCAGATGCGCTGGTAGCGGCAGCGGAGAAGTTCGACGTCGACACATTAACCAAGATCTTCGGTCCCGAAGGCAAAGACATTGTCCTCACTGGAGAAACTCCCCGGGACAAGCAGCACGCTGCCGACTTCGCCGCTCAGGCGCGAGAAAAGGAAAGTATTTCAGTAGATCCTAAGACGGGAAACCGCGCATTTCTTCTGGTTGGCGATGAGGACTGGCCCTTTCCCGCACCGCTGGTGAAGAGCGGGGGCAAATGGTCGTTCGACGCAAAAGCCGGCCGCCAGGAACTCCTCTACCGCCGGATCGGTGCAAACGAGCTGGATGCAATTCAGCTTTGCGACGGCTACGTGGAGGCACAGCACGCTTATGCCATGCAGCCGCGCGCGGGCTACGACGCGAACCAGTACGCGCAGCGCATCATCAGCACTCCCGGAAAACAGGACGGCCTAGCCTGGCAAAATTCCGACGGTACATGGGGTGGTCCAGTGGGTGAAAAAATTGCTCAAGCGATCGAACAGGGCTACAAGACCGGGTCGGAGTATCACGGCTATTACTTCAAAATCCTGAAGGGACAAGGTCCGGCTGCTCCGCTCGGACGAATGGACTTTGTGGTGAAGGGCGTGATGATCGGTGGCTTCGCCCTCGTCGCTGCGCCAGCCAAGTACGCGGTAACTGGAGTTAGGACTTTCGTCGTCAGTCACGACGGCGTCGTGTACGAGAAGGATCTTGGGCCAAATACCCTCGATCAATTCCACAAGATGGAGCTCTTCAATCCAGACAACTCCTGGACCCCGGAACAGCAACAAGACGAATAGCTACAGTCATTACCTATACCCCCTACCCCAGATGTAGTCATACCTCACGCTGAAGCCGACGACCGCCGGACCATTGTTGTGCACCAGCGCCTTCGCGAATGTAAAAACCAGCGAGTTTCGGGGATTAAAGGATAGATTCATTTCACTTCCGAGCAGGAAATTCTGTTGTGGATTGTTCTGATCGACCCCGTTGAGAAACGTAGTGCCGCGAGAGGAGTAGCGCGTATCGAAGGAAGCCCAAAGGTTGTCGTTAAACGCATAGCTGATGTGTCCTTCAACTCCTGGTAGCGGGTGTTGCCGCAGGACCTCACGGCCACGGTACGAAGTGTTGTCGGTGAAGAAGTAGATGTTCGCGTATCCGTCGAATTCCCATTTCTGCTCAGGCCCAAATGGATGCGCGATCCCGACCTCAGGCTTGAACGACCAGCGATCGGAACCGAGGTTGAGTACCTTGTCAGGATGGTACAAGCCCGTAGGTGCTGTGAGGGTGAAGCTCACTCCCACAGTGGTACTCGGCTTGTAGTTTTCGAATTGCGCTACGCTGAGCGCTGAACCGCCTTTCAGCAACATAGCCACCTGATAGCTGGAGTCTCCTGCGCCCGTAGTGGAGGTCTGGACGTTCGTGCCTGGAATTGAACCACTGAGGCCGGCGATAGGAACAGTCGCCTCCAGCCACATCAGGCGATGAAGCAAGCCGAAATAGCGTGTGTAATCGAGAGTCCCCTGATGAGCATTCAATTTGGCACCCGTGACAATGACAGAAGTATCGATCGAGGAGTTGGCGTGCGCGTATACATAGCCAAGCTTGAGTTGGTTCATGCCAACGGGAGTGTTGTTGTAATTTCGAGGATCGGTGAACTGAGCGCAGGCCAAGTGAGGGATGTGGACAACGGCTAGTGCGAAGCAGGCGAAGAGCAGCCGTTTCATCCTCAAAATACGAACTTGAGAACGCGAACAACGAGTTCTTCAAAAGAGAAGATCGTTAGAAGAAGCGGCGACAAGGGAGCTGCCGCTGCGGCCGCCAGACGTGAAATGTCGGTTAGCCCAAAAGGAACAATCCGCATTTCACGTATTACCTGATAACTATTTCCGAGGTCAGCGAGGGACTGAATATCTCCCGTTCCGAGCAGTTCGTCTGACGGATGTGCAGCACGCACCCATTTGTGATCGAAGCTTTCGACGTATCGTTGCGCAAACAAACCGTAATCGGCCAGTCCGCTCCTTTTTGCACGCAGCATCCGCAGACTGAACATCAACAGCGGTCCAAGAACGACGACGATACAGAAGGCGACAAAACCCAAGATCTGCATCTTGAAAGACTGCAAGGTTTCACCACGATAAAGGACGCGGTCAGCTACAACACCGGCGAGAATCGCGCCTTGGGCAAACAGGATCGGAGCGTACGTGTAGGAACTCCTTCCAATGAAACTCAATCCGCCGCAACGATCAGGATGAGTGGGTACAAGGTTCAGCTTTATCCGATTCACTTGCCAGAGAAACCGAAACCATATGAAAAGCCTCATGTACCAGCGCAACAAGACGAACTGAAACAGGGGGAGACTCACGAACACATACCAGTACCCAGCCGGAGTGAGATTCCACCTTCCGCCGGGCAGTGCATACCAGGTCGCGACGCCAAGTTCGATCCTGTCATTCCAGAGCCAGAGCCCCAACGTATAAACAGCGGCCACAAGCGCAAGGTCAACGTACACCGAGTTGCGAATCTTCAGAGCAGAGTCGATCGCCTTGCGAAAACGCGGCATATCTTCCGGCAGCACAATCCGCCATTCGACAAAGCGGCGCACGACAGGACGTAGACGTATATGCGCAAGCAACTCCGCGAGGATAAGAACGGGCAGGGCTACAAGAAATCGGGCGTGCACTTCAACGTCGTGGAAGAACGAGATTCGTCCAGCGCCTCCGACACGAGTCCCAAATGCGGAAAGAATCAGCAGCGGGACCCAGGTGAGCACGATGGCTACGAGTATTCGTCGGTGCACCCACTCCAAGGCCTCCCCTTCGAGACGAGCCTTGCGAAGGAGCTGAAATAGAGGCCCCCCTATGACCAAAGAAAAGTCCGGCACTTCCTGGAGCAATTCCGGCCCTGCGCGGGATACGTCATCTCGCAGGGATTCTCGTGCATTGCCAATGCGGGTAGAGGGCATGTGATTTGCGCCTGCGCCATTCGCGCATATCGCAAGCAGGAGCGGAACTGTAAAAAGATGAAGGACGGCTTGCTGATAGCTGCTGCTTCCAGGCAGGTCTCGGCTTGGCGTGACCGCTCAGCCCACGGAACCCAGCCCCCGATGACAACACCGCCGCCAAATAGTGCAGTGACCGGAAACAACGACAGCTCAGAGATACCGCGGTTCATCGGGTCACGTCGGAAAGGCAAGTTGCTCATGTTCGAAAGAGATGAGCAGCAGAGACTCTTGGGTTGGGATGCCAACATCGAACTAAGACAATGGCGAAGGGTGCGCCGCCCGTCCGTCTCAGCCTGACGGTAAGCGTCCGTGGTCTTAAGAGATCTTGCAATGTTCCTTGACGGCGGTAAGCTCTGGTAACGACTCTCTAAGGAGAGACCTCCATGAGCTTTCGAATCGGGGCGGCGGCCTTCTGCGTATTCGCTCTGGTTATAACAGTCGCTGCCCAAGCACCTGCCCCGCCACAGGCGCAGGACTCTGATCTTTCTTCTCTTCGCCAGCAGGCCTCGGCGGGGAATGCCCAGGCACAGTTTGCTCTTGGGAATCGTTATTTTCGCGGACTCGACGTGCCCCTAGACTACGGCCAGGCCTTGCTCTGGTATCACAAGTCTGCCGCCCAGGGTTTTGCTCCCGCGCAGAATCAACTGGGCAGTATGTATCAACATAAGTGGGGGGCAGAGCGCGATTACAAACGCGCCGCAGCTTACTATCGGTCGGCCGCGAACCAGGGCTATGCGCTCGCCGAGTTCAATCTGGCAGCCATGTTCGAGAGCGGCCTCTCGGTCAAGCATGATTTGAAGCAAGCCTTCGCATGGTACCAGAAGGCAGCGGACCAGAATCTTGCCGATGCTGAAGAGGAAGTCGGCTACTTTTACCAGAATGGAACGGCCGTCAAGCGCGACTATGCTGAGGCTCTCGTCTGGTATCGCCGCGCCGCCGACCACGGCAGCTCGAACGCCGAAAATCAGCTTGGCTACATGGCAGAAAAAGGCTGGGGACAACCGCAGAGCTATTCCGAGGCATCGTCCTGGTATTCCAAGAGTGCGCAACATGGCAACGGCGAGGCTAAGGAGAACATCGGCTACATGTTCCAATATGGCACTGGGGTGCCGGTCGATTATGCTCAGGCCAGGGCATGGTATTACTCAGCGGCCAATCAGGGGAATGGTACCGCGGAGAATCAGCTTGGCTGGATGTATCAGTTCGGGCAGGGCGTGCAACAAAGCGATGCGGAGGCGTTGGCCTGGTACCGTCTTTCTGCCAACCAGGGCAGCATGCATGGTAAGAACAACCTTCAGGCCTTAACCGACGACTTGGAGGAACGCGGCGGTTTGGAAAGTACCAACAGCATCGTTCTTCACGATCCTGCCCTCGCGCAGGCGCAGCACTGGGCGGACATCCGCGATCTGCGCAGTCGCATTACCGGACTAGAGACCGATGCTGTGCACCAGGATGAACTCGCCGACCAGCTCGAACATACCGGAAATGGGAAAAACGATGCGATCGCCAAAATGTTCAATGCCATGGGCAGCGTCGGTGCAGTCAAGTTCCATGTTGAGGCGGCAAAGTATCGCGCTGAAGCCGCACGCCTGCGGGAAAAACTGGCTAAACTTGAGAATCAAAATGTGCCAACACCTTAACATCGAGGACGGGTGGCCCGGTCGTTCCCGTTTCGGGTTTCGGACGGGTGGCGCCCCCGGCATGTCATTCCGAAGGTGTTGCGGGGGAAACTTAGTGAAGACGAGGTGTTTCCTATTTCGGGAGGACGCTCACTTGGCGAGAAGTAGTAACGGTCCCGTCTGTCTCTTAGCCGCGTTCCGCAAGTAACCCGAACCTTATGCACTGGCATCCCTCGCGTCCGCCGCGGCGGACGCGGGGAATCTGCTTTTGTGCGCTCACCGACTGCAAGACAGCAGATCCCCCACTCCGCGTTGAAATCATTGACACCATAAACAGGTCGGCTGCGGAGTGAGGGATGACAGTGTCTAGAGCGGAAGACGGCGCCAAGCCTAAGGCAGGGAAAACGGGGAATCGATGGATTCACGCTGGCCTGGAAGGGCCTAGCTGGGCATGCGCCAAGCCGAGGAACGCTTTCCCTACAATATCCGCACCTTCTCATTCGTCTACAAGCGTAGGTGAAGTACGCAGCGAGCCTGGAGCGCATGGCACTCGAGCAGGACGAGCGGATCTCCGAAGTCGTCAACCGGGAGCAGTCCCGGTTGCGCAACTTCATCCGCCGGCGCGTGCCTGACCCGCGCGATGTTGAGGACATTCTGCAGGACGTCTTCTACGAACTGGTAGAAGCAAACCGCCTGCTGATGCCGGTCGAACACGTCACCGGCTGGCTGTTTCGCGTGGCGCGAAATCGCATCACCGATCTCTTCCGCAAGAAGAAGCCGGAGAGCTTCAGCGATACAGCCATTGCGCACGACGAGGACGACGAACTACAGCTCGAAGACATGCTGCCTTCGCCCGATGCGGGACCGGAGGCGCTTTTCGCCCGCAGCGTGCTTCTCGATGAACTCGCGCTGGCGTTCGAGGAGCTGCCCAAGGAACAGCGCGAGGTATTTGTTGCGCACGAGTTGGAAGGGCGCAGCTTTAAGGAGATCGCAGCCGAGACCGGCGTGACCGTGAACACGCTGCTCTCGCGCAAGCGCTATGCGGTGCTGCATCTGCGTGAGCGATTGCGAAGCATCTATGACGAACTTAGGAAAGCTTGAGGAACAAACATGAGCAGGGGAAAAAAGAAACTGATCTGGATGGCTCCCGTGGCTATTCTGGGATTGGCGCTATTTGTCTACCTCGGCGGCGAGATCGTTATGCATTTGTGGAATTGGCTGCTGCCACCGCTCTTCGGCTGGCGCCAGATTACCTTCTGGCAAGCGCTTGGAATTCTGGCGCTGTGCAGGATTCTCTTCGGCGGATGTGGATGGCACGGTTCCGGTCCCTCCAATTTCCGCCGCCGCATGGGCGATCGAATGGCTGAGCGCTGGGAGCACATGACCCCCGAGGAGAGGGAACGAGCCCGGCAACGGTGGCAGGGGTTTTGCGGCCCCTCAGCGACTGAGCCCAAAGCATGAGCGGCAAAGAAAAGGGAACTGATGGACTGCCGTTCGCGTACGCGTCTACAGCGAGTCACTCGGTACCCTGGCTGCTTGTTAATTCCTGCGCTGCGGCGAAGTCTAAGGAATGCAAGCACCGATAGTCGAGTACCGA
The sequence above is a segment of the Terriglobales bacterium genome. Coding sequences within it:
- a CDS encoding DUF3300 domain-containing protein produces the protein MRSERWTFRSPLAILCSIALLPGDTLADPLQSAAAPVAAPQSQRATIPADQLDSLVAPIALYPDPLLAQVLAASTYPLELIQLQQWITKNKNLKDKALADAVSKQPWDPSVQALAALPDVVNRLANDIQWTTDLGNAFLAQQNDLMNAVQRMRKKAKDKGSLKSTEQQVVETRVVEKKEVIVIEQANPQVVYVPSYDPVVVWGAAPYYYPYPPIYYPPAGYYAAGMALSFGVGVMMGAFWGGGWGWGCGWGGNNDITINRNNNFNRNSNIGGGNRNNIGGGNRPSQLPSGGRGNAGNRGNLGGAGGNRASQLPANASGKWQHNPSHRGGAPYRDRATADKFGGTARGDSLSRRQASARQQVGRQGGNLSSSRSGGGAGAGNRAGGSAGGGSFGSRGGNGAGNRSSGGFGSSGLGGSPERIGSRDLSRSGGQNRDAFGGGTRGYSGSNARSSSSRGSSSFGSRGGGGFSGGGSRGGGRRR
- a CDS encoding DUF2950 domain-containing protein, which gives rise to MRSASAHTNLSRLGYIVATTASLLLPVAFAAEPKAAPKATSAARTSASLAEKFASPKQAADALVAAAEKFDVDTLTKIFGPEGKDIVLTGETPRDKQHAADFAAQAREKESISVDPKTGNRAFLLVGDEDWPFPAPLVKSGGKWSFDAKAGRQELLYRRIGANELDAIQLCDGYVEAQHAYAMQPRAGYDANQYAQRIISTPGKQDGLAWQNSDGTWGGPVGEKIAQAIEQGYKTGSEYHGYYFKILKGQGPAAPLGRMDFVVKGVMIGGFALVAAPAKYAVTGVRTFVVSHDGVVYEKDLGPNTLDQFHKMELFNPDNSWTPEQQQDE
- a CDS encoding transporter; its protein translation is MKRLLFACFALAVVHIPHLACAQFTDPRNYNNTPVGMNQLKLGYVYAHANSSIDTSVIVTGAKLNAHQGTLDYTRYFGLLHRLMWLEATVPIAGLSGSIPGTNVQTSTTGAGDSSYQVAMLLKGGSALSVAQFENYKPSTTVGVSFTLTAPTGLYHPDKVLNLGSDRWSFKPEVGIAHPFGPEQKWEFDGYANIYFFTDNTSYRGREVLRQHPLPGVEGHISYAFNDNLWASFDTRYSSRGTTFLNGVDQNNPQQNFLLGSEMNLSFNPRNSLVFTFAKALVHNNGPAVVGFSVRYDYIWGRGYR
- a CDS encoding sigma-70 family RNA polymerase sigma factor; the protein is MKYAASLERMALEQDERISEVVNREQSRLRNFIRRRVPDPRDVEDILQDVFYELVEANRLLMPVEHVTGWLFRVARNRITDLFRKKKPESFSDTAIAHDEDDELQLEDMLPSPDAGPEALFARSVLLDELALAFEELPKEQREVFVAHELEGRSFKEIAAETGVTVNTLLSRKRYAVLHLRERLRSIYDELRKA